A part of Jiangella alba genomic DNA contains:
- a CDS encoding ABC transporter permease produces MRALHAAGRAALIAVPVLLIATFITFGLGALSDQNPAAAAMGETATQADIDRLNHEFGLDRPFLERYVTWIGDAVTGDLGRSWFTHIPVAESIGQRLPVSLSIAALALLLAVVLGAAAGIGAALTAGSWFDRAVTAVCAALSTIPAFVAGIALIVVFAVLVPVLPAGGYVPPSQGVGPWLTYLLLPAVALSLDSAADLARQLRTGLVTTLRENYVTGAVVRGLGPRRVVFGHALRNGAGPAVAVLGLHVPRLIGGAVITETVFAMPGLGQLATTGALQGDVPVVQGTLLVAIALVLVSSVLVNVALARLRPASGRTA; encoded by the coding sequence GTGCGCGCACTCCACGCGGCCGGCCGGGCCGCACTGATCGCGGTCCCGGTGCTGCTGATCGCCACGTTCATCACCTTCGGCCTGGGCGCGCTGAGCGACCAGAACCCGGCCGCGGCGGCCATGGGCGAGACGGCGACGCAGGCCGACATCGACCGACTCAACCACGAGTTCGGCCTGGACCGGCCGTTCCTGGAGCGGTACGTGACCTGGATCGGCGACGCGGTCACCGGCGACCTCGGCCGGTCCTGGTTCACCCACATCCCGGTGGCGGAGAGCATCGGGCAGCGGCTGCCGGTCAGCCTGTCGATCGCCGCACTGGCGCTGCTGCTGGCGGTCGTGCTGGGCGCGGCGGCCGGCATCGGCGCGGCGCTGACGGCCGGCAGCTGGTTCGACCGGGCGGTGACGGCGGTCTGCGCGGCGCTGTCGACGATCCCGGCGTTCGTGGCCGGCATCGCGCTGATCGTGGTGTTCGCGGTGCTGGTGCCGGTGCTCCCGGCCGGCGGGTACGTGCCGCCGTCGCAGGGCGTGGGGCCGTGGCTGACGTACCTGCTGCTGCCCGCGGTCGCGCTCAGCCTGGACAGCGCCGCCGACCTCGCCCGCCAGCTGCGCACCGGCCTGGTCACGACGCTGCGGGAGAACTACGTCACCGGCGCGGTCGTGCGCGGCCTCGGCCCGCGCCGGGTGGTGTTCGGGCACGCGCTGCGCAACGGCGCCGGCCCGGCCGTCGCGGTGCTCGGGCTGCACGTGCCGCGGCTGATCGGCGGCGCCGTCATCACCGAGACGGTGTTCGCGATGCCGGGCCTCGGGCAGCTGGCGACGACCGGCGCGTTGCAGGGCGACGTGCCGGTCGTGCAGGGGACCCTGCTGGTGGCGATCGCGCTGGTGCTGGTCTCCAGCGTGCTGGTCAACGTGGCGCTGGCGCGGCTGCGGCCGGCATCGGGGCGGACGGCATGA
- a CDS encoding ABC transporter ATP-binding protein, with translation MLFVDDLHLSTTGGTELVHGVSFALAPGEAIGLVGESGSGKTLTCRAILGVPPPGVTVSGGTIRLAGDDVAHYTRRQWDRARGPRIAAVFQDPASYLNPSLTVGRQLGEVLRVKSGLHRRVAKARAVELLASMGLHRPEHVHDQYPYELSGGMLQRVLIAIAVSGDPDLLIADEATTALDVTVQAEVLNLIAALRAERRLSLLLVSHDLAVVAQLCDRVVVLRDGRVVESGPTRQVLDDPADPYTRALVADHREYGLHRLVAR, from the coding sequence ATGCTCTTCGTCGATGACCTGCACCTGAGCACCACCGGCGGCACCGAACTGGTGCACGGCGTGAGCTTCGCCCTCGCGCCCGGCGAGGCGATCGGCCTGGTCGGCGAGTCCGGCAGCGGCAAGACGCTGACCTGCCGGGCGATCCTGGGCGTCCCACCGCCGGGGGTCACCGTCAGCGGCGGCACGATCCGGCTGGCCGGCGACGACGTCGCCCACTACACGCGGCGGCAGTGGGACCGCGCCCGCGGGCCGCGGATCGCCGCCGTCTTCCAGGACCCGGCGTCGTACCTGAACCCGTCGCTGACGGTGGGCCGCCAGCTCGGCGAGGTGCTGCGGGTCAAGAGCGGCCTGCACCGCCGGGTCGCCAAGGCGCGCGCCGTCGAGCTGCTGGCGTCGATGGGGCTGCACCGGCCCGAGCACGTGCACGACCAGTACCCGTACGAGCTGTCCGGCGGCATGCTGCAACGCGTCCTCATCGCCATCGCCGTCTCCGGCGACCCGGACCTGCTGATCGCCGACGAGGCGACGACGGCGCTCGACGTCACCGTCCAGGCCGAGGTGCTGAACCTGATCGCGGCGCTGCGGGCCGAACGACGGCTGTCGCTGCTGCTGGTGTCGCACGACCTCGCCGTCGTGGCGCAGCTGTGCGACCGCGTCGTCGTGCTGCGCGACGGGCGGGTGGTGGAGTCCGGGCCGACCCGCCAGGTGCTCGACGACCCCGCCGACCCGTACACCCGCGCGCTGGTCGCCGACCACCGCGAGTACGGCCTGCACCGGCTGGTGGCCCGATGA
- a CDS encoding ABC transporter ATP-binding protein, producing MSALEVDGVEVRLGRRATTPILHGVDLTARSGEIVGLIGETGSGKTTLARAVVGLAPLHAGTVRVDGTPVSGLRGAELRRFRRGGRVQYVFQDPLRSLDPDVTVLDSVAEGPAIRGDGQGADRRARAVAALEQVGLDPALGDRLPGRLSGGQRQRVTIARALAVDPRVLLLDEPVSALDAANRNHVLRLLDRLRREREVAIVLITHDLGSLAGIADRIVVLYRGRVVEEGPAARVLLEPADPYTQRLIASVPSIDGPRPIYARSTT from the coding sequence ATGAGCGCGCTGGAGGTGGACGGCGTCGAGGTCCGGCTGGGCCGCCGCGCGACGACGCCGATCCTGCACGGCGTCGACCTCACCGCACGCTCCGGCGAGATCGTCGGGCTGATCGGCGAGACCGGGTCCGGCAAGACGACGCTGGCCCGGGCGGTCGTCGGGCTGGCGCCGCTGCACGCCGGAACCGTCCGGGTCGACGGCACGCCGGTGTCCGGGCTGCGCGGCGCGGAGCTGCGCCGGTTCCGCCGCGGCGGACGGGTCCAGTACGTGTTCCAGGACCCGCTGCGCTCACTCGACCCGGACGTGACGGTGCTCGACTCCGTCGCCGAAGGACCGGCGATCCGCGGCGACGGCCAGGGCGCGGACCGGCGGGCGCGCGCCGTCGCCGCCCTGGAGCAGGTCGGGCTGGACCCCGCGCTCGGCGACCGGCTGCCCGGGCGGCTCTCCGGCGGCCAGCGCCAACGCGTCACGATCGCCCGCGCGCTCGCCGTCGACCCCCGGGTGCTGCTGCTGGACGAGCCGGTCAGCGCGCTGGACGCGGCCAACCGCAACCACGTGCTGCGGCTGCTGGACCGGCTGCGGCGCGAGCGCGAGGTGGCGATCGTGCTGATCACGCACGACCTCGGCTCGCTGGCCGGCATCGCCGACCGGATCGTCGTCCTCTACCGCGGGCGCGTCGTCGAGGAGGGTCCGGCCGCGCGGGTGCTGCTCGAGCCCGCGGACCCCTACACCCAGCGGCTGATCGCGTCCGTCCCGAGCATCGACGGACCCCGTCCCATCTACGCAAGGAGCACGACATGA
- a CDS encoding LLM class flavin-dependent oxidoreductase — protein MTLEVLGMVGTKEGSESLGWRPGPVVDPAYLHRFAQAHELAGFDRVLIGYSASSPDGFAVAASVLHRTERLKVLIAHRPGFVQPTLVARKLATLDHLTGGGRVAIHHITGGSEQDQQRDGDYAEKDARYRRTGEFIEVLRRTLTSAEPFDHEGEFYRYTGAFSTVKPATPDGIPVYFGGQSDAAVETGARHTDVYMLFGEPLAATAERIALIRARAAELGRTVEFSLSTRPIVADTEDAAWARAREIYDQAVEVKSRAGTDDGWWGPRRRTTERNAVSSNRLQEHAAVQDVHDERLWFGITKLFGPTGNSTAPVGTPAQVAEALLKYYDLGVTRFLIRGFDPVNDVLRWGEDLVPLLRSGAAARAGTAAA, from the coding sequence ATGACACTGGAAGTCCTCGGCATGGTCGGCACCAAGGAGGGCTCGGAGAGCCTCGGCTGGCGTCCCGGCCCGGTCGTCGACCCCGCCTACCTGCACCGGTTCGCGCAGGCGCACGAGCTGGCCGGGTTCGACCGGGTGCTGATCGGCTACAGCGCGTCCTCGCCGGACGGCTTCGCCGTCGCCGCCTCCGTGCTGCACCGGACCGAGCGGCTCAAGGTGCTCATCGCCCACCGGCCCGGGTTCGTGCAGCCGACGCTGGTGGCCCGCAAGCTGGCCACGCTGGACCACCTCACCGGCGGCGGGCGCGTCGCGATCCACCACATCACCGGCGGCAGCGAACAGGACCAGCAGCGCGACGGCGACTACGCGGAGAAGGACGCGCGGTACCGGCGCACCGGCGAGTTCATCGAGGTGCTGCGCCGCACGCTCACGTCGGCCGAGCCGTTCGACCACGAGGGCGAGTTCTACCGCTACACCGGCGCGTTCAGCACGGTGAAGCCCGCGACGCCGGACGGCATCCCGGTGTACTTCGGCGGCCAGTCCGACGCCGCCGTCGAGACCGGAGCCCGGCACACCGACGTCTACATGCTGTTCGGCGAGCCGCTGGCGGCGACGGCGGAGCGGATCGCGCTGATCCGGGCCCGCGCCGCCGAGCTGGGGCGGACGGTCGAGTTCAGCCTGTCGACCCGGCCGATCGTCGCCGACACCGAGGACGCCGCGTGGGCCCGGGCCCGCGAGATCTACGACCAGGCCGTCGAGGTGAAGTCGCGCGCGGGCACGGACGACGGCTGGTGGGGCCCGCGCCGCCGCACGACCGAACGCAACGCCGTCTCGTCGAACCGGCTGCAGGAGCACGCCGCCGTCCAGGACGTGCACGACGAGCGGCTGTGGTTCGGCATCACCAAGCTGTTCGGCCCGACCGGCAACTCGACCGCGCCCGTCGGCACGCCGGCGCAGGTGGCCGAGGCGCTGCTGAAGTACTACGACCTCGGCGTCACGAGGTTCCTCATCCGCGGCTTCGACCCGGTGAACGACGTGCTGCGCTGGGGCGAGGACCTGGTGCCGCTGCTGCGCTCGGGCGCGGCGGCGCGGGCGGGGACGGCGGCCGCATGA
- a CDS encoding ABC transporter permease: MRALRLAVRQPAARVALGVLGVVVLLMVAGSWLAPYDPLHQDTTAILAGPSAEHWLGTDYVGRDVLSRLLAGSRLSVIAAAEAVGLGLLLGVLPGLASVYLGRVFEWLSLRVMDGLMALPFIIFAIAVAALLGNGLHQAMFAVGVLMAPSFYRVTRAAAIGLRQAQYVEAATLFGATRWRIVRTHVWQKVLPTVVVTTATAMAGALLVVSSLTFLGIGVQPPAPTWGGMLASDLGYLSQRPFGPLAPALLIIVTVAALNALADAITVDPATTQEAPDALRR; the protein is encoded by the coding sequence ATGAGGGCCTTGCGGCTGGCCGTCCGGCAGCCTGCGGCGCGCGTCGCGCTGGGGGTGCTCGGCGTCGTCGTGCTGCTGATGGTCGCCGGGTCGTGGCTGGCACCGTACGACCCGCTGCACCAGGACACGACGGCGATCCTGGCCGGTCCCAGCGCGGAGCACTGGCTGGGTACCGACTACGTGGGCCGCGACGTGCTCAGCCGGCTGCTGGCCGGGTCGCGGCTGTCGGTGATCGCCGCCGCGGAGGCGGTCGGGCTGGGGCTGCTGCTCGGCGTGCTGCCCGGGCTGGCGTCGGTGTACCTCGGGCGGGTCTTCGAGTGGCTGTCGCTGCGGGTGATGGACGGGCTGATGGCGCTGCCGTTCATCATCTTCGCGATCGCCGTGGCGGCGCTGCTGGGCAACGGGCTGCACCAGGCCATGTTCGCCGTCGGGGTGCTGATGGCGCCGTCGTTCTACCGGGTCACCCGGGCCGCGGCGATCGGGCTGCGGCAGGCGCAGTACGTCGAGGCGGCGACGCTGTTCGGCGCCACCCGCTGGCGGATCGTCCGCACCCACGTCTGGCAGAAGGTGCTGCCGACGGTCGTGGTGACGACGGCGACCGCGATGGCCGGCGCGCTGCTGGTGGTGTCGTCGCTGACGTTCCTCGGCATCGGCGTGCAGCCGCCCGCGCCGACGTGGGGCGGGATGCTGGCCAGCGACCTCGGCTACCTCAGCCAGCGCCCGTTCGGCCCGCTCGCGCCGGCGCTGCTGATCATCGTCACCGTCGCCGCGCTCAACGCGCTGGCCGACGCCATCACCGTCGACCCCGCCACCACCCAGGAGGCCCCGGATGCTCTTCGTCGATGA